In Roseiconus lacunae, the following proteins share a genomic window:
- a CDS encoding polysaccharide biosynthesis/export family protein, with translation MDREMITSCSVRSFAIALLLIVIGFSQVGCRTAASLGLPVSAGGHPLLTAASQRRQLAGHPGTIPTELAKQSLPSHRVEAGDVLVIEPNDFNSPIRLSSDQTVQQDGTIELGSYGRLKVAGLSAEEIQSQVQNVVTRTELAKRQRQIELASHRGNASGMPNESAGQEDYGVTVRLVNNESALFYVMGEVNAPGSYPLVGHETVLDAIIAAGGLTDRCNDHKIILTRPQADGQERAIYPVCYQQILQLGDVTTNYQLMPGDRIYVPSMSIWEDVKQSVAWGKEKSCPHCRDYSVKE, from the coding sequence ATGGATCGAGAAATGATTACCAGTTGTAGCGTGCGTTCGTTCGCGATCGCCTTGTTATTGATCGTGATAGGTTTCAGTCAGGTGGGATGCCGAACAGCCGCATCACTCGGCCTGCCGGTTTCGGCCGGGGGCCATCCGCTTCTGACCGCGGCAAGTCAGCGTCGCCAGCTAGCTGGCCATCCAGGCACAATTCCGACGGAACTTGCCAAGCAGAGTTTGCCATCACATCGTGTCGAGGCCGGGGATGTGTTAGTGATTGAGCCGAACGATTTCAATTCACCGATCCGCTTGTCTTCCGATCAAACGGTTCAGCAAGACGGCACGATTGAGCTGGGCAGTTATGGTCGCTTGAAAGTTGCCGGGTTATCCGCCGAAGAAATTCAGTCGCAGGTTCAGAACGTTGTCACGCGAACAGAGCTGGCAAAACGACAACGTCAAATCGAACTTGCGTCCCATCGCGGCAACGCGTCGGGGATGCCAAATGAGTCGGCGGGGCAAGAGGACTATGGCGTCACAGTTCGGTTGGTGAATAATGAAAGTGCACTGTTCTATGTCATGGGCGAGGTCAATGCACCGGGATCCTATCCCTTGGTCGGTCATGAAACAGTCCTTGACGCGATCATTGCCGCTGGTGGTTTGACCGACCGTTGCAATGATCACAAAATCATATTAACTCGTCCGCAGGCTGACGGGCAAGAACGGGCGATCTATCCGGTGTGCTACCAGCAGATACTGCAGCTGGGAGATGTGACTACGAATTACCAGCTGATGCCCGGAGATCGGATCTATGTCCCCAGCATGTCGATTTGGGAAGACGTCAAGCAGAGCGTCGCGTGGGGCAAGGAAAAGAGTTGTCCCCACTGCCGCGACTATTCCGTGAAAGAATGA
- a CDS encoding outer membrane protein assembly factor BamB family protein: protein MNHVKYPNTVQKLIRSHRLRSNCLSLVFGAASIVGSAIWDADLKSVVAGEPTWGRFLNAAQQTEVKLPREWAPDKNIAWTSEIEGYGQSTPIVADDQVVVTSTSGENKDNYHVTSFNLADGKKRWQVDLTNPSPFKNSPMVSRAAPSAIATSNGFVAFFEGGVIAAISADGKTTWEKNLVEQYGPIEARHGLAASLEANDKHVFVWVERSDDPYVLAIDPKTGDEVWKAAGVGATSWASPRLISVGDSQHLVCSASGKIIGINPANGERLWSFDGVSNNTSCTPMPAGNGRFLIGASDGRGETTAGVAAASNGLIEIAPKDDGSFVVGYKWQAKKATSSFGSPVVAGDTAAIVNRAGVLYRLDLETGERVSVDRTSAGGIWATPLVAGDLIYLFGYKGTTSVISLTDGEEVAENRCWKADAEESRFGSGKVLYAAAPASPYLLIRRGDRLYAIK, encoded by the coding sequence ATGAACCACGTGAAATATCCGAATACCGTACAGAAGCTAATTCGAAGTCACCGTCTACGCTCCAACTGCCTGAGCCTGGTCTTTGGGGCGGCATCGATCGTTGGATCGGCGATTTGGGATGCTGATTTGAAGTCGGTTGTTGCCGGCGAACCGACCTGGGGCAGGTTCTTGAACGCCGCCCAGCAAACTGAGGTTAAGCTGCCACGGGAGTGGGCTCCCGATAAAAACATCGCATGGACGTCAGAAATCGAAGGGTATGGTCAATCCACGCCGATCGTCGCGGACGACCAAGTCGTTGTGACTTCGACCAGTGGCGAAAACAAGGACAACTATCACGTCACGTCATTTAATTTGGCGGACGGAAAGAAACGCTGGCAAGTCGATTTGACGAACCCGTCTCCTTTTAAGAATTCTCCAATGGTCAGCCGTGCCGCTCCTTCGGCGATTGCGACGTCGAACGGGTTTGTGGCGTTTTTCGAAGGCGGAGTGATAGCCGCGATCTCGGCGGATGGGAAAACGACTTGGGAAAAGAACCTTGTCGAGCAGTACGGTCCCATCGAAGCCCGGCATGGATTGGCGGCATCGTTGGAAGCGAATGACAAGCATGTGTTTGTCTGGGTCGAACGCAGCGACGATCCATATGTTCTGGCGATCGACCCCAAGACCGGTGACGAAGTTTGGAAGGCCGCCGGAGTTGGAGCGACATCTTGGGCTTCACCACGGTTGATCAGCGTAGGTGATTCGCAGCACTTAGTGTGCAGCGCGAGTGGCAAAATTATTGGAATCAACCCGGCCAATGGCGAACGACTTTGGTCCTTCGATGGCGTTTCAAACAACACGTCATGCACGCCGATGCCGGCTGGGAATGGACGTTTCTTGATCGGAGCCTCTGATGGACGCGGTGAGACGACTGCCGGAGTTGCCGCCGCGTCGAATGGTTTGATCGAGATCGCTCCAAAAGACGACGGAAGTTTCGTTGTCGGTTACAAGTGGCAAGCAAAGAAGGCGACGTCCAGTTTCGGCAGTCCCGTGGTGGCGGGAGATACCGCGGCGATCGTTAACCGAGCCGGCGTTCTGTATCGCCTTGATTTAGAAACGGGCGAACGTGTCTCGGTCGATCGCACGAGTGCGGGAGGAATCTGGGCCACACCTTTGGTCGCCGGTGATTTAATCTACTTGTTCGGATACAAGGGAACGACGTCGGTGATCTCACTTACCGATGGCGAAGAGGTGGCTGAAAATCGCTGCTGGAAAGCCGATGCGGAGGAGTCGCGTTTTGGTAGCGGCAAGGTCCTTTACGCTGCTGCACCCGCATCGCCGTATCTGCTGATCCGTCGAGGCGACCGGCTTTACGCGATCAAGTAG
- a CDS encoding tetratricopeptide repeat protein yields the protein MAHAPNKSGVEATLGTAASHWQVRDYEGVVRLLEPFQNEVHAVRTEVTVEALQLLADAYRLQGDQRSALLAIERAVQVQPRSTELKMMLASAYADQGQRDAARDVYLRLAAPRDLPANMMLRIARGMNRIGEIELASQVCNWALAKSPNDAAVVFAMGIYLLRLGEPVYRTEALMIKALKICPGEPHYSAALAALMFRMDRAGEAIQILQTLDLEGFRRIQCKRCLQFLAASLFKIGETQLASLCTAASAQQKNQSLQTQTPVCFEWSMD from the coding sequence ATGGCTCACGCCCCAAACAAATCTGGGGTCGAAGCGACGTTGGGAACGGCCGCATCTCATTGGCAGGTGCGCGACTACGAGGGAGTCGTTCGGCTTCTCGAACCGTTTCAGAATGAGGTCCATGCGGTGCGGACCGAAGTTACGGTCGAGGCATTGCAGTTGCTCGCTGATGCTTATCGTTTGCAGGGTGATCAACGATCGGCACTCTTGGCGATCGAAAGGGCGGTTCAAGTCCAACCGCGTTCGACGGAATTGAAGATGATGCTCGCATCAGCATACGCCGATCAAGGTCAGCGGGATGCGGCGCGCGATGTGTATCTTCGCTTGGCCGCGCCACGCGATCTTCCCGCAAACATGATGTTGCGGATCGCTCGCGGGATGAACCGGATCGGCGAAATTGAGTTGGCGTCGCAGGTATGCAACTGGGCCCTGGCGAAGAGTCCTAATGATGCCGCGGTGGTGTTTGCGATGGGGATTTATTTGCTGCGGCTTGGCGAACCGGTTTATCGCACCGAAGCATTGATGATCAAGGCACTCAAGATTTGCCCCGGCGAGCCGCACTACAGTGCAGCTCTGGCGGCACTGATGTTTCGCATGGACCGAGCAGGCGAAGCGATTCAGATTCTTCAGACACTGGACCTCGAAGGGTTTCGTCGAATCCAATGCAAACGATGTCTCCAATTTCTCGCGGCATCGCTATTTAAGATTGGCGAAACTCAACTTGCCAGCCTCTGTACAGCAGCGTCCGCCCAGCAGAAGAACCAATCACTGCAGACTCAAACGCCGGTCTGCTTTGAATGGTCAATGGACTGA
- the hemP gene encoding hemin uptake protein HemP, with amino-acid sequence MNTSEKRLRVQSRHEETDDSISPSLIDHQFDQLSGGKSEVKIWHEGQCYSLKRTKAGRLVLHK; translated from the coding sequence ATGAATACTTCAGAAAAACGTCTGCGTGTGCAATCACGTCATGAAGAAACGGACGATTCAATCAGTCCGTCCTTAATCGATCATCAGTTCGATCAGCTTTCCGGCGGAAAGTCAGAAGTCAAAATCTGGCACGAAGGCCAGTGTTACTCATTAAAGCGAACGAAGGCCGGACGTCTCGTATTGCACAAATAG
- a CDS encoding tetratricopeptide repeat protein, with protein sequence MTTEMLYAELSQSIEDGCVEDAIEGLDAICRLNPEDGGAFELRGLLAAQTQRPNLAVLYLERADQLTVLEPLSYRILAFSYIAVGREKQGVELLCRIAVNFADQPWFNRLVARDLLCRGYPDFASDALIQGIGAVPSESETWHELAAVQSVQGESPEKCLDSVSRAIDLAPACVKYRVTASNLLIRLDALDLAYQTVCQVVTADNCEIDCECCLWRLIFLFDCFDDHERMAACYRRLRRSYPSHS encoded by the coding sequence ATGACTACCGAGATGCTATACGCCGAACTTTCGCAATCGATCGAAGATGGTTGTGTGGAAGACGCGATCGAAGGACTTGATGCGATCTGCCGCTTGAACCCCGAGGATGGCGGTGCGTTTGAGCTCCGCGGCTTGCTTGCCGCGCAAACCCAACGCCCCAATCTTGCGGTACTTTATTTAGAACGTGCCGATCAACTGACCGTGTTGGAACCGCTTTCGTATCGGATTCTTGCGTTTTCCTACATCGCCGTTGGTCGTGAAAAGCAAGGCGTTGAGTTGTTGTGCCGGATTGCAGTTAACTTTGCAGATCAGCCGTGGTTCAATCGGCTTGTCGCACGTGATTTGCTGTGTCGGGGCTATCCGGATTTCGCCAGTGATGCCCTGATACAAGGGATCGGAGCTGTCCCATCGGAATCAGAAACGTGGCACGAGCTTGCGGCCGTCCAATCGGTTCAAGGTGAATCGCCGGAGAAGTGCTTGGATTCGGTATCGCGTGCGATTGACCTGGCGCCTGCGTGCGTCAAATACCGTGTGACCGCCAGCAATCTTTTGATTCGTTTGGACGCTCTCGATCTCGCATACCAGACGGTTTGCCAAGTCGTGACTGCGGACAATTGTGAGATTGATTGTGAGTGTTGCCTGTGGCGACTCATTTTTCTTTTTGATTGCTTCGATGATCACGAACGTATGGCCGCTTGCTATCGCCGATTGCGGCGCAGTTATCCCTCGCATTCGTAA
- a CDS encoding mechanosensitive ion channel family protein codes for MDRCFPILSRFAFVFWIVSRRCWIPVGCLSIFAVSIAPLSAQDVVADPSGEREPASVTDEGDSESSEEVDVQVADEVNVEPVNSDERIESRLQEIFEATGWFVNPQVNVDRGVAFLEGVADNKTHLGWAEATAMKTSDVVAVVNQIKVAQPPLWNFTPAVRSLRQLGQESIEALPLVLIAIFIGVISYYSARGSARAARYLARNRIDSTLLRQVFGNVIGVLLFIVGVYVALRVSGLTRLAVTLLGGTGLVGLALGFAFRDIAENYLASILISLNHPFRVGDLIEVEGAKGFVRKVTTRGTILNTLDGNQIQMPNSTVYKGKITNFTATPLSRRDFLVGIGFDDPIAEAQEIVMDVLANHVAVVDDPAPIVIVESLGSATINLRVYYWFNQAERSPLKVSSSVIRLVKQRLTDAKITMPDEARELVFPQGVPVQMLDHKSNAALTERTLDRSSPTPKSKGSPSGATTEPSQSAGEGDLRNEQEEVMRAAEDDVIVADEANLIG; via the coding sequence ATGGATCGCTGTTTCCCTATCTTGAGTCGCTTTGCGTTTGTGTTTTGGATTGTGAGTCGTCGCTGTTGGATCCCGGTTGGTTGTCTATCGATCTTTGCGGTCTCCATTGCACCATTATCGGCCCAAGATGTGGTCGCCGATCCATCGGGTGAGCGTGAACCGGCGTCTGTCACAGACGAGGGAGACTCAGAGTCAAGTGAAGAAGTCGATGTTCAGGTTGCAGACGAAGTGAACGTCGAACCGGTCAATAGCGACGAGCGAATCGAATCTCGTTTACAGGAGATTTTTGAAGCGACCGGTTGGTTCGTAAATCCGCAGGTCAATGTGGACCGAGGCGTGGCGTTTCTAGAAGGTGTCGCCGACAACAAAACGCATCTCGGTTGGGCCGAAGCAACCGCGATGAAGACGTCGGATGTTGTCGCGGTTGTCAATCAGATCAAAGTTGCCCAACCACCGTTGTGGAATTTTACACCGGCAGTTCGATCATTGCGTCAATTGGGGCAAGAAAGTATCGAGGCGTTGCCCTTGGTTTTGATCGCGATCTTTATCGGTGTAATTTCCTATTACTCGGCTCGTGGCAGTGCCCGAGCGGCGCGCTACCTGGCCCGCAATCGAATCGACAGCACTCTCCTCCGCCAGGTGTTCGGCAATGTCATCGGTGTGCTCTTGTTTATTGTCGGCGTATATGTCGCGTTACGAGTTTCCGGACTGACGCGTCTCGCGGTGACGCTACTCGGCGGTACGGGGCTTGTTGGATTGGCATTGGGTTTCGCTTTTCGCGACATTGCCGAGAACTACCTCGCCAGCATCCTCATTTCGCTCAATCATCCGTTTCGCGTCGGTGATTTGATTGAAGTCGAAGGGGCGAAAGGGTTTGTTCGAAAGGTGACGACTCGTGGTACGATTCTCAATACGCTCGATGGAAATCAGATTCAGATGCCGAACAGCACTGTCTACAAAGGGAAAATCACAAACTTCACGGCGACGCCACTCAGTCGACGTGATTTCCTCGTCGGCATTGGTTTTGATGACCCGATAGCCGAGGCGCAAGAAATCGTGATGGATGTGCTAGCCAATCATGTTGCCGTGGTGGACGATCCCGCACCGATCGTGATTGTCGAATCGCTCGGCTCGGCGACTATTAATCTGCGCGTTTACTATTGGTTCAACCAGGCAGAACGTTCACCGCTGAAAGTCAGCAGTAGCGTGATCCGATTGGTGAAACAACGTTTGACGGATGCGAAAATCACCATGCCCGATGAAGCCCGTGAACTCGTCTTCCCACAAGGTGTTCCAGTTCAAATGCTAGACCATAAATCAAATGCTGCTTTGACCGAACGCACGTTGGATCGGAGCAGTCCCACTCCTAAGTCAAAAGGTTCACCTTCCGGCGCCACTACAGAGCCTAGCCAAAGCGCGGGGGAAGGTGATCTTCGTAACGAGCAGGAAGAAGTGATGCGGGCGGCTGAGGATGACGTCATTGTTGCCGACGAAGCAAACTTGATCGGATAA